tttctactattGGAAGTATAGGTAACTTTTATGGGAATTCCATCTTACTAAATGCCATCCATTTTCACATCCGTTTTATTGAAAACCAATGTTACGTATTTCCACCTTCAGATGTAGAGTATGGTGTCGCACACAATCAAACATAATGGCTGAAAATGTTTGAAATATAGTCCCAAGTGTAGAAATAGGAGAGGGACGGAGGATCCATGTAAGACAAGCCTGCCTTTTTTTTAACATAGAAAAAGATCTATTGCAAGAAAAGCATACTCTGCGACCGCATGTCTCACCTTGGGACAGATAAGATTAATGCTGGACCAACGCGGTGTTGGATATGTGGATTCAGATCTCAATGTTGCACCCATGATCTGCTGAAATGCCATGGTCAGTCACCATCGGACTATTTAACAAATCACTGTGAAATGTGCTTGAATCTGACACAAGTTGATCACTTCATCAGCGGTTCACGAGTTCTTGACACACGGTTAAAATGTTAGCATTGATTCCCTATGACCTATGCGCAACAATAAACGTCATGCAAAGGGACATGTTACAATTGTGGATGGATGCCATTGGGAGTGCCTCAAGGCATCTTAGGACTACTTGTATTGGCTGCTGCTACATTACTATAATGTTCTCAGACACCAATCAATTTTCAGTGTAACTTGTTCACATAAATAAAAAGGTAACTTTTGAGAGCGTGCAGAGAGTAAGTAGTACTGGAGAGTACAACGGGCAGCTGGTCCAATCAATGCTGACGATGAATGCTGCCAACTAACGTCTGGATACAGGAGTAATATTGTCTCCAGTCCACCGTTCTCACTTGCTTTAACCCACACCTTCCAGCTCTAGATCAAATGTGCAGATCAGTAGATCTATGTGCACATAGATCAGTAGAAGCTAAATCGGAACATTTGCAGATCACACCACACCCTCCAGATCAAGCAAGATGGATGCCCAGGGCGCCCTCAACTCGCTCCTTGGCCGCCTGACCGCCATCCTCGTCGATGAGGCGAAGCTGCTCGGCGGCCTCCATGGCGACGTTGAGTTCATCAAGGATGAGATGGAGAGCATGAACGGCCTGCTCCTCcacctcaccgaggctcaccaccGTGACCACCAGGTCCGCGCTTGGATGAAGCAAGTCGTCGGCCTCACCCGCGACTGTGAGGGCAACGTCGAGCTCTACATCCACAACGTCACAGACGCTGGCCACCATGCTAGCGGCTTCCTCGGCTACTTGCGGCGCATCGTCCGCTATGTGCGCACCATCCCGGAGCGACACCGGATAGCAACACGGATCCGGGAGCTCAAGGTCAGGGCCCGTGACGTGGGCGACAGGAAGCTGAGGTATGGTGTCACCGTGCCACCGGCTGCTGACCAAGACGACACGATATTCATGGATGACGTACAGGCGCCCCATGGATCGGAGGACAAGGATAAGAATATTGGGAGACACGCTCTTCTTCTCAACTGTGAGAGCTTAGGGGCTTATGAACAGAAGATCATGGATGATACAATCAAGTCCCTGCTGCTGTTTGAGGAAGGCCCTGTTGAAGAGTTGGCAGACGTGGAGTCAAAGCCGAAGATATTCCTTATGACCTGGGATGAATACAAAAAAACTGATGGTATGTCCAGAGTGGATCTTGATTTCACAAATCATGTTGCACGCAAAATGTATGAGGATAAGATGAGTTCATTTTGTTGCAAAGCCTTGGTGAAAGCATACACAGCAGGCGAGCGATATAAACCTCAGAAATTTAAACCTTTGGACCAATTACTGCGGGAAATACTGGCCCAAGTGGAAGCCGACAAGTGTATGGAAACATCACAgggtgatgaggaggaggatgaggccATGCAACTCACCAAGAAACTTGAGGGGTATCTCAAAGGTAAACAATTCTTGATCATTCTTCAAGATGTCATTTCCACGGAATACTGGGATGTCCATGACAAGGAAAAATGGAATAGCATATGGTCTGCTCTGTTACATGCTACTGCTCATGGCTCTCCTGGCAGTGCTATAGTCATTACCACAAAGTCTGATCATTTAGCAGTGTCCCCTAATAAAAAGTTCAAACCCCAAAGTACATTTGGTGTTTTCTACAGCAAAACCATGAAGCTTGCTAGTTGTTCTGGAGATTCTGCATATTGGATAGCACAAATTTTAGAATTATGTTATCCCGATGTCTTTGCAATGAGGATGTTCCAACATCTTTTGTATGTTAACCCTGGAAGAGGTAAAATACAGTTAGAAAAGTTCAGATCAACCTTAAATCGCTGTCGGGACTCGAACAAAAGTGTGGCAAAGCAAATGGTACAGATCTCCTACAATGACCTGCCTgccaagtacaggagctgcttgTTGTACCTTACCATCTTCCTAGAAGGAGATCGCATCAGAACAACCGTGTGTAGAAGATGGATAGCTGAAGGCCTGATAACGTCGAGAGATAATCATGCAGAACATGAAGCTAATTGCTGTTTCGATGCACTCCTCTCGAGGGGTCTCATGCAACCTGGGGAAATCAGTGACATGGGAAGGATCAAGACCTGCACATTACATCCTGTTGTTCGTGAAGTCATCACCAGGATTGCTCGAGATCTAAACTTTGTGGACACAGACCTACCACCCGATTTGGCTCGCCACCTTTCCATTCACAGCAGTACTGGGGTGCAAACATCTCAAGCGGATAATTCTGTTCAGGCAGCCGATGGCAAAGGCATTGTAGCATTTGTTCCATATTTAGCAAAGTCGTCTCAGTGGCAGCTAATGAAGATGCTGGATCTTGAAGGCTGCACAGGTTTAAAGAAGCATCATTTGAAGAGCATCTGCAAAATAATATTGCTCAAGTACTTAAGCCTCAGGAACACAGATATCACTGAATTACCCAAGCAAATCGAGAAGTTGCAGTGTCTGGAGACCTTGGACATCCGGCAAACAGCGGTGAAGGAATTCGCCACAAGATCCATCATTCTTCCAATGCTAAAGCATCTGCTTTCTGGCCAGGCTGAGTCTTCAAGCAACAACTCTGATAGGTCTCAGAAGTCGTTTAAGGCGGTGCATCTTCCCAGCAGCATTAAAAGAATGGAACAATTGGA
The sequence above is a segment of the Aegilops tauschii subsp. strangulata cultivar AL8/78 chromosome 6, Aet v6.0, whole genome shotgun sequence genome. Coding sequences within it:
- the LOC109742798 gene encoding disease resistance protein PIK6-NP-like gives rise to the protein MDAQGALNSLLGRLTAILVDEAKLLGGLHGDVEFIKDEMESMNGLLLHLTEAHHRDHQVRAWMKQVVGLTRDCEGNVELYIHNVTDAGHHASGFLGYLRRIVRYVRTIPERHRIATRIRELKVRARDVGDRKLRYGVTVPPAADQDDTIFMDDVQAPHGSEDKDKNIGRHALLLNCESLGAYEQKIMDDTIKSLLLFEEGPVEELADVESKPKIFLMTWDEYKKTDGMSRVDLDFTNHVARKMYEDKMSSFCCKALVKAYTAGERYKPQKFKPLDQLLREILAQVEADKCMETSQGDEEEDEAMQLTKKLEGYLKGKQFLIILQDVISTEYWDVHDKEKWNSIWSALLHATAHGSPGSAIVITTKSDHLAVSPNKKFKPQSTFGVFYSKTMKLASCSGDSAYWIAQILELCYPDVFAMRMFQHLLYVNPGRGKIQLEKFRSTLNRCRDSNKSVAKQMVQISYNDLPAKYRSCLLYLTIFLEGDRIRTTVCRRWIAEGLITSRDNHAEHEANCCFDALLSRGLMQPGEISDMGRIKTCTLHPVVREVITRIARDLNFVDTDLPPDLARHLSIHSSTGVQTSQADNSVQAADGKGIVAFVPYLAKSSQWQLMKMLDLEGCTGLKKHHLKSICKIILLKYLSLRNTDITELPKQIEKLQCLETLDIRQTAVKEFATRSIILPMLKHLLSGQAESSSNNSDRSQKSFKAVHLPSSIKRMEQLETLSYVEAYHSVHDFSDVGHLSRLTKLGVVLRGKAGLGVLFQQIEKLHGCLRSLSIQINQPHKVEDALTLASLFQQIEKLHGFLRFLSIQNNQLPKVEDTLTLASPPKLLQSLKISGIRSELLNWIAELDQLSSITLSQTCLGEEYICILGKLTALRCLRLWRNSYAGSGLTFKDGEFENLKYLVIDDYVITNITFDTGAAPMLETIIWSFAKMESISGVLCLPKLMKLELNGDCDPDLVTQVFKEVPYHIDFKHKPFHGHQEDGA